The Toxorhynchites rutilus septentrionalis strain SRP chromosome 1, ASM2978413v1, whole genome shotgun sequence genome contains the following window.
GTCCGATATttttgtatctagaatttatgCATGCCCGAGTTTTGTTATATATCCGAAATATTTCCTTAGTCTGATTTTATTCTGTGCCcgatttttttgtattcgaATGTCCGAATCTATATACGTGTCTGGAATTTTCGTTcacctgattttttttctatgtatttttttttcggtattTGTCCCGATAATCTCtgcaaaaaatgaaatgaaataaatattgttcCCTTTTCCCCTCAAGCATTAATTTTATTTGGCTTTTGCTTGATATAAAATCATAAGCGGGAATTgtttctgatgatgattttatattataattatgagTTTTAACGAGGAAGCAagtgaatttataaaaaaatttagtaaGGATCAGAACAACGTTGAAACATGTTCAAATAACACAAAGTAAGagttttcgttcatttttttttattttgaaatttcactGAACGGATATCGCCAACAGACggcgacactgtacatttgtcatcaCGGATTAAAAGCCTCGGGTAGATCGAATTTTTATCGATCAACGCCTCCGCCTGCCGCCTGCAGTACAGGgctgccagatgtgaagacgtATATGCATTCTGAAGATATCTGACTTACTATGAAGACATGTAAGCTTGTGACAACTCTTCGAAGGCATTTCAAACAACGGAAAGACATTTGAAGAAATATTTCTTAATATTGTGTGAAATACACCCATAGCTCGCTATACGACCGTTCtctatacggcatttcgctattaCGGCCCTCTTCAAataaggcacgttttcgatttacggcctaaaatgtttcgctataacggcaacaaaaaaatttcgatgtcgATATTAATACATAATTCAtggaacatgaagttgtttcatttttgtttatagagtattgttgatttttggagtctgttattattttatgtacaaataaaatgaaaagataatatgtattttgaatgataaaccatgttacatattttccGTATTTATTACAGATCCGATtggatttgtatgaatttgtattagaataattgatttcttatacggcttttcgctttgcggtcaagtttcgtggaacgtatataaggcgtaaagcgaggtatgggtataCAACTAAAAAGATAATTGTTACTACACATAAATGTTGTATTTTGTTCAATGATCGACGTTGTGTTTTGCAGGTGACCTTTTTTAAGAGGCCGATTTTGTGATATAGGCACCCTTCACGCTCAATATGTGGGAACATATTTCCTTCAATATCCAATATTCTAACCTCAATAAATATGCAAATGCTGGAAAATACTTGTGAGGTTATAATTACACTTATAACCTCACTAATCGTCATTTCTATGTAAGAGAATATTATATTTAGAAACTATTTAATTGGATTTTAGAGGAAGTggaatataaatttttgaaatcagtGGTGGTGATCGTTGAaaaaattgctccgatgggattcCAACAACGGCTGTTCGGATTGTCGTCGAACAACAACTATCTCGTACGGTTATATGAAATATAATTCAGAAGAATGCAGAATTTCGAACGCTTGTGTCTAACCTCGCTCTCTCATGCTTCAGGCGAACGCTTTCTTTCGTACTATTTTCATATACAGCTACCCTGTGCAACCAAATGACCAAACGAACGCACCTTGTACCACCAGTCTTGAAATGAACATCAAATATCTTGATgttttaaattcataatatgatgtaatatgtccgCAATTACGATCTTTGAATGATATTCCACAGCATGTTGCACGATGGGAGTGCATATTTGCTGAAGgtaatttggttttcatcgataGTAGTTTAGTTTTAAAACAACATCCagtaatgattttcattcaaaatttagcaatttaaaaacaaaagtttttttgtttaatttttgtcgGCGGTTATCGTCTAAAGCGCTCCATTTCGCTGTATACCATAGCTCTCATTTCCATCTTCACAACACACTCGGATTCTGGAAGTCTATTTTCCCACGGTTTAATGCAATACACAGTTAAATCTTCACGTATCTGCTCGATATCcacgtggaatctatccttcatcgatggcaatcaattaattttatagatcgataaaacatttaaacacacgaAGCTTGtttccgactttcaaaagaaggaaaaaaagaTCTTCATGGTGAAGTACGATTACGAGTTCGAGTCACTGtatattgatgaaaacattTAGCGTGTAAAGTCCGCCATATAAAAATATGGATGAATACACGTTTTCTGGCATCCCTGCTgcaggtaaacaaaaaaaaagttacctgTCAGAAGCAGCTGTTGCGGCGTGGGCCGAAATGCgcttgtttattatttttttattattttaatctTTTGTTAGCATTTGTATTGTTGTACCGCGAAGGTGTCAAATCCAATCATCGAAATACCTTTAATATAAAGATTAAATGAAAGACTGATAGTGATTATTGCGATATAAagtattaattttgttttattatgaaCACAAAACTGCAAGCGTCTATAGTATCTTTTTTCTGATCATTTGCAGATCGACGGCCATATCTAAGAACGATAACAAACAACGAGGTAAACAAGGCATAACTAAGCAGCAGCTGTGAACAAACGAGACGAGGCACGCGCGCGTTTTCGCTTTAATGATACCACATCAAAGCTAACGGTGGCGATAGCAAGgtagattcaaaaaaaaaatcaaaccccAACCTGGAACCTAAAACCGACACAGCACAACGATGGACGACTATCACCAGCGATGCCAGCGGGGGAGATGGcgctctgctgctgctgcggtaGTGTTTCCTTCCCTCTGGACCACCGGACTGATCGTGACGAccctgctgatgctgctgctggccGGAAGCACGGGAGCGGAGACGGAAAAGGATTTCACCCAGCAGTGCAACAAGTGTCGGTGCAGCTGGAAGAGCGGCAAAAGAAATGCGGACTGTACCAGCCTGGGGCTCGAGTTCATTCCGAACGATTTGAGCTCGGAGCTGCAGCTACTCGATCTGTCCAACAATCGGATCGGAGAGATCCGCGCGCACGAGTTGATGCATGGGAATCAGCAGAATTTACACAAGCTGTACATCAAAAACAGCACGATCGAAAGTTTGCACCGGGATGCGTTCCGGAATCTGTTGATCCTGATCGAGCTGGATCTGTCGATGAATAAAGTGAAGCGATTGGATCCGGGTCTGTTCGATGATTTGCTGAAGCTGCGCGTTCTGATTCTTAACCACAACCAAATCGAGCGGATCGAAAATAATTTGTTCCAGAATTTGGTGTACTTGACCAAGGTGGAGCTGCGGGATAATTCTATCTATCGGATAGCACAGCACAGTTTCAATAACGTTCCGATGCTGTCCCAGATCGAGCTGGACTTCAATGAGCTGAGGATCCTGCGTCGTGAGACGTTTATTAACTTGGAGAAGTTGGCCAGCCTCTCGTTGACGAACAATCCCTGGAACTGTAGCTGTGCGCTGCGAAATTTCAGCGAGTTCATTATGACCCGCAGTTTGTATCGGAATCCAACGACCTGTGCGGATCCACCGCTTCTGGCTGGTAAAGGGTGGAACGACATCCATCTGGACGAGTTCGCCTGTCGACCACAGATCATAGAGAATCGTATTATATACCCAGGGGATGGGGAAAACGCCACCATCACGTGTCGGGTTATCGGCCAACCGCTTCCCAAGGTGGACTGGTTGTTCCACAAGCGACCGTTTCCCAAGAATGACAAGCGCCTGAGCGTTACCTATGCCGTGCGAACGAACGGTAAGGATTCGAATGAGATTCTGGTCTCGGAGTTGACCATTGTGGGGGTGAAACCCTCGGATAGGGGCGCGTATGTGTGCAAGGCGACCAATACCGGTGGGACGGATGAGAGCGAACAGTTCTTCGATCTGAAGAAGGAACCCGCCAAAATTCCGCCCAATCGAACGAACGATATCCTGTGGATCGTTCTGTTTGTGGTGCTTGCCATTCTGCTGATTCTGATACTGACCATTGTGATCCTGTGCTGCGTTTGTCGGAAGGCGAGACGGTTCAAGAAAAACTCCTCGATCAGCGAGAATGGGTTGATGAATTCGAAGATGGATAAATCGACGGATGGTTCGGTGCTCGACGGGGGTTCGGTCATAATGGAGATGCAGAAAAGCCTGTTGACCGAGGTTAACCCAGTCGAGAAACCTCCGCGGCGGGCGGATATAGAGGCGAACGAGAAGGTGGACTACGACGAAGGGCACGAGGTTAAGAAGACACTGCTGGAAGAAACGGGATTTGGTGAGTATTCGCGAtacgttttattttatttttgtttctcaTCTGCCCTGTGGCCTTAAGGGGGAACCCTACTCTGGAAGGTCGAACAATAACggattttcgtgatatttttggGCGTTCAGACGTTTTGGTGATTGGTTAAGGTATAttcgaagatgtttttttttttttttgaatgccaACATAGTGATTATTATGCTGTTGACGGCTAGGCGCGTGGATGCTCTTTCTAAAACTAGTTTTTCTTAGAATCTATTGAGTCGATCTGGCTGAAATTGGCATTGgccggtttttgaaaattcgggaaattgccaaaatggcgaccATTCGAATAAAACTTGGCTTTGTTTTGAATAAAAGCCTTAATAGTGactgaaaaattattaaaaaattaaatttagatATAAAAAAAGGCAACGTAACAATTTAGATGATTAATTTTCGATTTCGAGATCGGTTCACTAGGTTTTGGAAAAATGTACCACCAGTTTTAGAAAGAGCACCAACGCACCTAATTGACAACATCATAATAATGACAATGGACCCTATAATTTAAGTTTGGGGAAAAACAATCCATTATTTTTTAgtcaaattcaaaactatttttaatatgctttggattatccgatttgggtcaaatatgcaacattttattggaaaatctgttcattctaaaggtagcttcgtaatgtctctatcatagagatCTCGGTCCTTATTTGCGaaaaaccatagcaatagatttttacaatcttctcgtgatcccaatttcttatcactctggaaattttccaatgcaAGAAAAAGGTGATAGTGGAACTGGGAggaatgtggtcaccctaaggaacatgcccatttcctgtgtccacataccacacaaattcccgttcttcgaagaatattgtaactcaacttattgtagttcaagataacaagcggtttttattatgaaaatacacccacacctcgctatacggccgctctttatacggcatttcgctacaacggccctcttcaattaaggcacgttttcgatttacggcctaaaatgttccGTTATAACGAcaattttttattcgatgtcGGTACATCTAGGTAGGtttatattagagtgccaatgaaaatgaccatctcgaattttcaatcggaactttcttaaaaatgttgattccctcgAAAAACTACcatgtgcaaaatatcagcccaatcggacttcatttacttatgtcgcacagccgtcaaagtttgagtttgagtttgcgattgagctgatattttgcatctgGTAGTTTTTCGTGAGAATCAAATTTTTCAGGAAAATCTCGCTTGAAAACTAGAGATGTCTATTTCATTAGCACTCtaatatacatacacatattttatgtaacatttcatttttgtttaattGTTGGATTTTGGTTGGTATATTGCTATTTCATGGACAaatttatatacttgttacatatgtatttttgatttaaataaaatagaaagattaaatgtattttcaataacaaaccatgttacatattaaacaaatttggaaccgatccgattgaatttgtatgaattcgtatTAGAACAACTGAtttcttatacggcttttcgctttgcggccgagTTTGATGGAActtatctaggccgtaaagcgaggtatgggtgtggtacatttttcattattagaataaaataataataaaaataaaaaagaattatccggaattttagactcgattatccggagcatttcatttttgattttcggaaattttgaataatttgtataataattccatattgaatagctaatatgggtatcgaatgaaagggcttgactagtagaacacagttatttatgaaaaattcaaatccaagatggcggctactacaagatggcggattacatattttctt
Protein-coding sequences here:
- the LOC129775066 gene encoding leucine-rich repeat-containing protein 24, producing the protein MDDYHQRCQRGRWRSAAAAVVFPSLWTTGLIVTTLLMLLLAGSTGAETEKDFTQQCNKCRCSWKSGKRNADCTSLGLEFIPNDLSSELQLLDLSNNRIGEIRAHELMHGNQQNLHKLYIKNSTIESLHRDAFRNLLILIELDLSMNKVKRLDPGLFDDLLKLRVLILNHNQIERIENNLFQNLVYLTKVELRDNSIYRIAQHSFNNVPMLSQIELDFNELRILRRETFINLEKLASLSLTNNPWNCSCALRNFSEFIMTRSLYRNPTTCADPPLLAGKGWNDIHLDEFACRPQIIENRIIYPGDGENATITCRVIGQPLPKVDWLFHKRPFPKNDKRLSVTYAVRTNGKDSNEILVSELTIVGVKPSDRGAYVCKATNTGGTDESEQFFDLKKEPAKIPPNRTNDILWIVLFVVLAILLILILTIVILCCVCRKARRFKKNSSISENGLMNSKMDKSTDGSVLDGGSVIMEMQKSLLTEVNPVEKPPRRADIEANEKVDYDEGHEVKKTLLEETGFATQDEETASVALSDTTPRSRAAYVEDGYGATLPPDLLAFPSTRFPQSPSIQSSMSNIHDGRIYGKSPLSSPIYQHSPGILGASASGQVPAGFRTLQHPKTGRTIAIAAQRANSPFTPAPLIYPQVVMKQGYVTIPRKPRTPSWTPSVTSTATTAELLPPTSPTSTGELLAAAEPVYDNLGLRTTASGNSTLKLNKSAKAGPSSNSTYSMKNRPLPATPGGQIATGAAAANSTSNYESIPEAGGGTGGGQSALLAKAMAANTSTLSGLESIYGRTTGPNSSILSNGSNSSSSRSKVPPRPPPKPKKKPSIASGPTGSSALVNTSSTSPLFADEGEDGTEV